From Vicinamibacteria bacterium:
ACCGCTACTCGGGTGGCCTTGGTGTTGGGGTCTTCCGAAGCCTCCTCGATGACAAGGATCGAATCCGGCTTCACCAGGTATTCCGTTCCGTCGAACAGGCGGACGCGCGCGTGAGAATCGCCCACCGTCCGGATGGTGTCATCCTTGGTGAGCGTGATGCCCGCATTGGCGTCAATCCATTCGTAGGTGCCCGCTTTCCGAACCTTCACCGCTCCCGCCATGTCGAGAAATCGGGCACTCTTGTCGTCGGCCGGAGGAGGCCGGTCCCCGCGAACTTCGGCTCGGGTATCAGTGAGCTGGACGTACATCCAAGTGACTGCCCCCGCGAGCCCCAGGACACAGGCAAAAAGCGTGTAGATAGTGCTCCGCCGGACGGTAAACCACTCGATGTGAATTCCGGTGTTGGTCCGGTAGGGGTTGTACTTGGCCATGCGCTTATCTACATTGTTTTAGTTAAGCTTACCATAGTAATTTCGGCTCGTACAACGACTGAGGTACGATATGGGGCTCGAGGTTCGCCGATGCTGAAGTATTTTCGCAATCGAAAGAGCATAGGCTGGCTGATCGGTGCCAGCTTGCTCGGGCTCGTGATCTTCGCCTTCATCGTGCTCTACATTCCCGACTTCATGTCCCCGGGTGGCCTCGCCGGAGCCACGGGCAATGTTGCCTGGGTGGACGGGACGCCGATCAGCGCTCAAGACTTCCTGAGGAGCTACCGAGCCCAGGAGAATCGATACCGTCAGCAGCTGGGCGCACAGTTCAACCCTGGCCTCATGCGCCAGCTCGGATTCGACAATCTCGTGGTCAGGGAGCTGCTCCAGAACAAGATGCTGATCCTGGAGGCCGAGCGACAGGGTCTCCAGGTGACTGATGAGGAAGTTCGGGATTTCATCGTCAATCTCCCCGATTTCCAAACGGGTGGAAAGTTCATCGGCCGCGAGGCCTACCTCAGGCTCCTGGCCCAAAACGCGATGACCGCCGCGGCATTCGAGACGCAGCTCCGGGATGATCTCCTGCGCCAGCGGCTGCAGAACCTGGTGACCGACGGAGTCATCGTGGGAGAGGCGGACCTGGAAGAAGAGTACCGTCGTCGCAACGAAAAGCTCCATCTGGAGTACGCTATCGTCGCCAAATCCGATTTCGAAGCGTCGGTGGAAGTGTCGGATGACGAGGCTCGAAGCTACTACGAGTCCAACCGTGAGGAGTTTGCCCGACCCGTGCAGCGAAAGGTTCGTTTCATTTCGTTCACCCCGCAGCTCTTTACCGCAGCGGTGACGGTCGGCGAGCGTGAGATCGAGAGGTACTACGGCCAGAACCTTTTCAACTACGAGACCAACGAGCAGGTCGCGGCCAGCCACATTCTTTTCCGAACCGGCGGGGACAAGAGCGACGAAGAGGTCCTCAAGGCCGCGGAGGCCGTGCTCGCACGAGCCAGAGAAGGCGCGGACTTTGCCGAGCTGGCGAAGGAGAATTCCGAAGACGAGGGCTCGGCGGTACGGGGCGGCGATCTGGGCTCGTTCGGTCGCGGAGAGATGGTGCCCGAGTTCGAGCAGGTCGCCTTCTCACTCGGCGAGGGCGAGATCAGCGACCTCGTTCGCACGAACTTCGGTTATCACATCATCAAGGTCACGCGAAAGCAGGAAGCGTTCACCCGGCCTCTGGAATCGGTCAAAGAGGAGATTCGGGGAACCTTGACGCAGGAAAAGGCCCGGCAGCTCATGGAGGAAGCCGTCGACAGCGCCGCGGCGAAGCTCCGCGCATCGGGTAGCATCGACGCCCTTTCTGCGGAGTACGAGCTGCTCGTCCCCCAGGAAACGCAGTTCTTCGGCCGCGAAGACGTTCTGCCCCAGCTCTCGAGCTCTCGCGACGCGGTCCGAATCGCATTCGAGACACCCGTGGCGGGGATCTCGCCCGCGATCCGCCTCGGTAACGGATATGCTTTTCTCCAGGTGCTCGAGGAGCGCGAAGCCGGAATCCCCGAATTCGAAGAAGTGCAGGAGGCTGTCAAGAGTGCCGCACGAGAACGACGCGTCATGGAGCTCGC
This genomic window contains:
- a CDS encoding SurA N-terminal domain-containing protein; the protein is MLKYFRNRKSIGWLIGASLLGLVIFAFIVLYIPDFMSPGGLAGATGNVAWVDGTPISAQDFLRSYRAQENRYRQQLGAQFNPGLMRQLGFDNLVVRELLQNKMLILEAERQGLQVTDEEVRDFIVNLPDFQTGGKFIGREAYLRLLAQNAMTAAAFETQLRDDLLRQRLQNLVTDGVIVGEADLEEEYRRRNEKLHLEYAIVAKSDFEASVEVSDDEARSYYESNREEFARPVQRKVRFISFTPQLFTAAVTVGEREIERYYGQNLFNYETNEQVAASHILFRTGGDKSDEEVLKAAEAVLARAREGADFAELAKENSEDEGSAVRGGDLGSFGRGEMVPEFEQVAFSLGEGEISDLVRTNFGYHIIKVTRKQEAFTRPLESVKEEIRGTLTQEKARQLMEEAVDSAAAKLRASGSIDALSAEYELLVPQETQFFGREDVLPQLSSSRDAVRIAFETPVAGISPAIRLGNGYAFLQVLEEREAGIPEFEEVQEAVKSAARERRVMELARSRAEEVRSTLARDGAAEGVELHSTESFFRGSQLPEAGRSAAVAVRAFELEPDVFSEPLPAANGFVILKVVEKTGFSPGEFDAQVADFREQILNEERLRVWNAFVSGLTSRYEVQIDWQTIRSLTG